In Rutidosis leptorrhynchoides isolate AG116_Rl617_1_P2 chromosome 2, CSIRO_AGI_Rlap_v1, whole genome shotgun sequence, one genomic interval encodes:
- the LOC139888723 gene encoding uncharacterized protein, with amino-acid sequence MWCKGNLHSRVLECRKRLEDAQTDLDSDPYSIIFHENERNALKDFNDAVLDEECFLKQKSKVEWLRVGDSNSSYFHKVVKGRINRGRINAVVDASGNFVEGATAKNACVHHYEEFLGKAMQCDEIINPVSLFSRMVSEQKSAEMIRPVTPQEIKDAIFDIGDAKSPSPDGYSSSLFKKSWDIIGDDVIKVVQQFFINGQLLTKLNSTIIALVPKVLSPCKRGLRQGDPMSPYLFTLAMEVLLLILKRNIRKSRSFRYHPKCAKLEIVNLCFADDLFIFAHADVASVGLIRDSLEEFKKCSGLVLSMPKSTVSFRM; translated from the exons ATGTGGTGCAAAGGTAACCTCCATAGTAGGGTGCTCGAATGTCGTAAAAGGCTGGAGGATGCGCAAACCGATCTTGACTCTGATCCGTATTCGATTATCTTTCATGAGAACGAAAGGAATGCATTAAAGGATTTTAATGATGCTGTGTTGGATGAGGAATGCTTTCTGAAACAGAAGTCCAAGGTTGAATGGCTTCGAGTAGGCGATAGCAACTCAAGCTACTTCCACAAAGTGGTAAAGGGGAGAATAAACAGAGGTAGAATTAATGCTGTTGTCGATGCTAGTGGAAATTTTGTTGAAGGTGCAACAGCTAAAAATGCTTGTGTGCATCACTATGAGGAATTTCTTGGTAAGGCAATGCAATGTGATGAAATAATTAATCCAGTTTCCTTATTTTCGAGGATGGTTAGCGAGCAGAAGTCAGCTGAGATGATTAGGCCAGTCACACCCCAAGAAATTAAAGATGCCATTTTTGATATTGGGGACGCGAAATCTCCAAGCCCGGACGGATATTCATCATCTTTATTTAAGAAGTCGTGGGATATCATTGGTGATGACGTGATCAAGGTTGTTCAACAATTCTTTATTAACGGTCAACTACTCACTAAGTTGAATAGCACAATCATTGCTCTAGTTCCGAAAGTGTTATCGCCTT GTAAGCGTGGTCTACGCCAGGGCGATCCAATGTCCCCCTACCTTTTTACGCTTGCCATGGAGGTTTTGTTGTTGATACTTAAACGAAACATTCGTAAGTCGAGGTCATTCAGGTATCACCCGAAATGTGCGAAGTTAGAAATTGTGAATCTTTGTTTTGCGGATGACTTATTCATCTTCGCCCATGCTGATGTTGCTTCTGTGGGTTTGATACGGGACTCTCTCGAAGAGTTCAAAAAGTGTTCGGGTCTTGTTCTAAGTATGCCAAAGAGTACGGTTTCTTTTCGAATGTGA
- the LOC139888724 gene encoding uncharacterized protein yields the protein MGEHLKTQDKLRAWEIQTGIPLLCPLYNGCMDSHDHLFFACTYSAKVWMRVVSLTGLSLPCNQRGVRSMLLPCAAHNIVRVVVAKLCFAAVIYFIWQERNNRMFKKSHRTEVKLFEDIFSTVRLKLLSLRFKNSGYVDSMKQTWQI from the coding sequence ATGGGGGAGCATTTGAAAACTCAGGATAAGCTTAGAGCGTGGGAAATTCAAACTGGTATTCCACTATTGTGCCCGTTGTATAATGGATGTATGGATTCTCATGACCATCTTTTCTTTGCTTGTACATACTCAGCTAAGGTTTGGATGAGAGTTGTTTCATTAACAGGTTTATCTCTTCCTTGTAATCAGCGTGGTGTGCGGTCCATGTTATTGCCTTGTGCAGCTCACAATATAGTGCGGGTTGTTGTTGCAAAGTTATGTTTTGCAGCAGTGATTTATTTCATCTGGCAGGAAAGAAACAATCGGATGTTTAAAAAGTCACACCGAACAGAAGTCAAGCTCTTTGAAGATATCTTCTCCACAGTCCGTCTGAAGTTGTTGTCTCTGCGATTCAAGAACTCAGGTTATGTGGATAGCATGAAGCAAACATGGCAGATCTGA